Proteins encoded together in one Quercus lobata isolate SW786 chromosome 3, ValleyOak3.0 Primary Assembly, whole genome shotgun sequence window:
- the LOC115979329 gene encoding alpha-crystallin domain-containing protein 22.3-like yields MASSIRGGRSRSDNIEPDPLNPRQTVLHVAPLNSVPYIGPPTPHSYTASSPAKKNSETVEKVGPAMIFLPSLSTREEWNNAVAATKVGVALTGSAAMGKIGPVVGPMDIGESDDSYFFRVSLPGVTRDEKEFSCEVEPDGKIVIKGVTTTGEKIVCKNSQIFQMQSQNLCPPGHFSISFQLPGPVDNQQFSGSFGIDGILEGIVKKR; encoded by the exons ATGGCTTCCTCTATCAG GGGTGGGAGATCTAGAAGTGACAATATTGAGCCAGACCCTTTAAATCCTAGGCAAACTGTTCTTCATGTGGCACCTCTCAATAGTGTGCCATACATTGGTCCACCTACACCACACAGCTATACTGCTTCATCACCAGCCAAAAAGAATAGTGAGACTGTGGAAAAAGTTGGGCCAGCTATGATATTTCTCCCTTCTCTTTCAACTCGAGAAGAGTGGAACAATGCTGTAGCTGCCACTAAAGTTGGGGTTGCACTGACTGGGAGTGCAGCTATGGGAAAGATAGGACCAGTTGTAGGACCAATGGACATTGGTGAATCTGATGATTCTTACTTTTTTCGTGTCTCCCTTCCGGGTGTAACAAGGGATGAGA AGGAATTCAGTTGTGAGGTTGAACCTGATGGAAAGATAGTTATAAAGGGAGTAACAACAACTGGTGAAAAAATAGTGTGCAAGAACTCCCAAATTTTTCAGATGCAATCACAGAATCTATGCCCACCAGGGCACTTCTCTATCTCATTCCAGCTGCCTGGTCCAGTTGACAACCAACAATTTTCTGGTTCTTTCGGAATTGATGGGATTTTGGAAGGTATTGTGAAGAAAAGGTGA